A stretch of the Thalassotalea euphylliae genome encodes the following:
- a CDS encoding zinc-dependent metalloprotease: MKLNRLLTVLLLCLSWLSSAWAEPADFAEFSKDKQYQSGYFSFYHEENSGKVYLEIDNFEQPFLFQSSMPHGIGSNDIGLDRGQLGNTRLVQFERVGEKVFLRQLNTYYRANSDNELERQAIDEAFASSIIWGFKVAKASKSGKVVVDYTPFLLSDIHGVSERLKQRKQGSFKVDATRSGLYAKRTKAFPKNTEFEATITFKGTGAGTYLKSVTPENTAVTVNFHHSLIELPDDNYQERAFHPYSGYWAISHADYATKIDEPLIQRVIPRHRLAKQNPEAAFSPAVEPIVYYLDAGVPEPVKSALLDGARWWNQAFEAIGYQDAFQVKMLPADADPMDVRYNVIQWVHRATRGWSYGASVIDPRTGEIIKGHVTLGSLRVRQDYLIALGLTSPFDMNEESGEQTDTSKQQEMALARIRQLSAHEVGHTLGIAHNFAASVNNRASVMDYPHPYITLNNGEIDLSNAYDTDIGAWDKYVIAYGYSDIAPELEDEALAGLIAQAKSQGLQYMSDPDARPKSGGHATGHLWDNGKNAATELTRVLAVREKALQDFGINSIANGTPLSEIEQVLVPIYNFHRYQVEAAVKLVAGVDYSYEVKGEGEVVGVSAVAGDSQYQALDALLATLTPKTLTLSDELIGLIPPKAYGYQRNRESFKANTGLTFDPVSAAEAATKHTVGLLLNAERLARLQQQSLMGKDIPSVEKLLDMLLESTIKQNSEKGLGLLVQQRVNQQVVEHLLTLWHSDKVVTEVRAELYVALKDLGDWLDDNRKSRKHQGMKAQFTLLAEQIDFSLAQGKRVTPASSIVLPPGSPIGHE; this comes from the coding sequence CGTTTTTATTTCAAAGCAGTATGCCACACGGCATCGGCTCTAACGATATTGGCTTAGATCGCGGCCAGTTAGGTAATACTCGTTTAGTGCAGTTTGAGCGTGTTGGCGAAAAAGTCTTTTTACGTCAGCTTAATACTTACTATCGCGCGAATAGTGACAATGAACTTGAACGTCAAGCCATTGATGAAGCCTTTGCCAGCTCAATTATCTGGGGCTTTAAAGTGGCGAAAGCGAGTAAAAGTGGCAAAGTTGTGGTGGATTACACGCCGTTTTTACTTTCTGATATCCACGGTGTTAGTGAGCGTTTAAAACAGCGCAAACAAGGCAGCTTTAAAGTCGATGCCACCCGCAGTGGCTTGTACGCTAAGCGCACTAAAGCTTTTCCTAAAAATACCGAATTTGAAGCTACGATCACCTTTAAAGGCACGGGCGCTGGCACTTACTTAAAATCAGTTACGCCAGAAAACACAGCAGTAACCGTTAACTTCCATCATTCCTTAATTGAACTGCCAGACGATAATTACCAAGAACGTGCGTTCCACCCCTACAGCGGCTACTGGGCAATAAGCCATGCTGACTACGCCACTAAAATTGATGAGCCGCTGATTCAGCGTGTTATTCCGCGCCATCGTTTAGCAAAGCAAAATCCAGAGGCTGCTTTTTCGCCGGCAGTTGAGCCGATTGTTTATTACCTAGATGCTGGCGTACCAGAGCCAGTAAAAAGTGCCTTGTTAGACGGTGCACGTTGGTGGAATCAAGCGTTTGAAGCGATTGGCTACCAAGATGCGTTTCAGGTGAAAATGTTACCAGCAGATGCTGATCCTATGGATGTGCGTTACAACGTGATCCAGTGGGTACATCGTGCGACACGTGGTTGGAGCTATGGTGCGTCAGTTATTGATCCACGCACGGGTGAAATTATCAAAGGCCATGTGACCTTAGGCTCATTGCGTGTGCGCCAAGACTACTTGATTGCCCTTGGTTTAACTTCACCTTTCGATATGAACGAAGAGAGTGGCGAACAAACGGATACCAGCAAGCAGCAGGAAATGGCACTGGCACGTATTCGTCAGTTATCTGCACACGAAGTCGGTCATACATTAGGCATTGCCCATAACTTCGCCGCAAGTGTTAATAATCGCGCCTCGGTGATGGATTACCCACACCCCTACATCACACTTAATAACGGTGAAATTGATTTATCTAACGCGTACGACACAGATATAGGCGCGTGGGACAAATACGTGATCGCCTATGGCTACAGTGACATTGCCCCTGAACTTGAAGATGAAGCACTGGCAGGTTTGATTGCTCAGGCGAAAAGCCAAGGCTTGCAATATATGTCGGATCCCGATGCCAGACCAAAATCAGGTGGTCATGCGACAGGGCATTTATGGGATAACGGCAAAAACGCCGCTACTGAGTTGACACGTGTATTAGCAGTGCGTGAAAAAGCATTGCAAGATTTTGGTATTAACTCAATTGCCAATGGCACTCCGCTGTCGGAAATCGAGCAGGTATTAGTGCCAATCTATAACTTCCATCGCTATCAAGTGGAAGCGGCAGTAAAACTAGTGGCTGGCGTTGATTACAGCTACGAAGTTAAAGGTGAAGGTGAAGTGGTTGGCGTGTCAGCCGTGGCCGGTGATAGCCAATACCAAGCGCTAGATGCCTTACTGGCAACCTTGACACCGAAAACGCTCACCCTGAGTGACGAATTAATTGGTTTAATTCCACCGAAAGCCTACGGCTATCAGCGTAATCGTGAAAGTTTTAAAGCTAATACTGGGCTAACTTTTGATCCGGTCAGCGCGGCAGAAGCGGCAACGAAACATACGGTTGGGCTGTTATTAAATGCCGAGCGTTTAGCGCGATTACAACAGCAATCGCTAATGGGCAAAGATATTCCATCAGTGGAAAAATTGTTAGATATGCTGCTAGAAAGCACCATTAAACAAAACAGTGAAAAGGGCTTAGGCTTGCTTGTTCAGCAGCGCGTTAACCAACAAGTGGTTGAGCACTTACTTACCCTGTGGCACAGCGATAAAGTGGTGACGGAAGTCAGAGCAGAGCTTTATGTTGCGCTCAAAGATTTAGGTGACTGGTTAGATGACAACCGTAAATCACGTAAGCACCAAGGTATGAAAGCGCAATTTACTTTATTGGCTGAGCAAATCGACTTTAGCTTAGCGCAAGGCAAGCGCGTCACTCCGGCATCAAGCATTGTGCTGCCGCCTGGCTCACCGATTGGTCATGAGTAA